A genomic region of Megalobrama amblycephala isolate DHTTF-2021 linkage group LG6, ASM1881202v1, whole genome shotgun sequence contains the following coding sequences:
- the gulp1a gene encoding PTB domain-containing engulfment adapter protein 1 isoform X1 — translation MNRAFNRKKDKSWMHTPEALAKHFIAYNAKFLGNTEVDQPKGTEVVKDAVRKLKFQRHIKKSEGQKIPKVELQISIYGVKILDPKSKEVQYNCQLHRISFCADDKTDKRIFTFICKDSESNKHLCYVFDSEKCAEEITLTIGQAFDLAYKKFLESGGKDVETRKQIGGLQKRIQDLEAENSELKKQLQVLEEQLMIAQVPPLLHINSSNEAYMLQRPSSLFWCHNVTSFSCLEISSVTLTPMSSPDSNLSAGLLTPPPAKPALSKPPSGASVPRPPGNSMSSKTPTDIFDMVPFSPMTPLVPLPASNGSAPPPPARPTEIRRDVFGAEPFDPFTCGAADFPPDIQSKLDEMQEGFKMGLTVEGTVFSLDPLEGRC, via the exons ATAAATCATGGATGCATACTCCAGAAGCTCTGGCCAAGCATTTTATAGCATACAATGCCAAG TTTCTGGGGAATACAGAAGTTGATCAACCCAAAGGTACAGAAGTCGTAAAAGATGCTGTCAGAAAGCTCAAG TTTCAGAGGCATATCAAGAAGTCAGAGGGACAGAAGATCCCAAAAGTGGAATTACAGATCTCCATCTACGGAGTGAAAATATTAGATCCTAAATCAAAG gAAGTACAGTACAACTGTCAGTTGCACCGGATATCCTTCTGTGCAGATGATAAGACAGACAAAAGGATATTCACATTCATTTGTAAAGATTCAGAGTCCAACAAACATCTCTGCTATGTGTTTGACAGTGAAAAATGT GCAGAAGAGATAACATTGACCATCGGCCAAGCATTTGACTTGGCTTACAAGAAGTTTCTGGAGTCTGGGGGAAAAGACGTAGAGACAAGGAAACAGATAGGTGGCCTGCAGAAAAGA ATTCAAGATCTTGAAGCTGAAAATTCGGAATTGAAGAAGCAGTTGCAAGTCTTGGAGGAACAGCTGATGATTGCTCAAGTTCCTCCT CTCCTTCACATTAACTCTTCTAATGAGGCCTATATGCTTCAGAGACCCTCATCTCTCTTCTGGTGTCACAACGTGACCTCGTTCTCTTGTCTCGAAATCTCTTCTGTTACACTAACGCCAATGAGCTCACCTGACTCTAACCTTTCTGCTGGTCTTCTGACTCCTCCACCTGCTAAACCAGCTCTGTCAAAGCCTCCCAGTGGAGCCAGTGTTCCTCGCCCTCCT GGAAACAGCATGTCCTCGAAGACCCCCACTGACATATTTGACATGGTTCCATTTTCTCCAATGACCCCACTGGTTCCATTACCAGCAAGTAACGGCTCGGCCCCTCCACCCCCAGCGAGGCCTACAGAGATTA GGAGAGACGTGTTTGGTGCAGAGCCATTTGACCCATTCACCTGCGGTGCAGCTGACTTTCCTCCCGACATCCAGTCAAAGCTGGATGAGATGCAG GAGGGGTTCAAAATGGGACTAACAGTAGAGGGCACTGTCTTTTCCCTTGATCCACTAGAAGGTCGTTGCTGA
- the gulp1a gene encoding PTB domain-containing engulfment adapter protein 1 isoform X3, which produces MNRAFNRKKDKSWMHTPEALAKHFIAYNAKFLGNTEVDQPKGTEVVKDAVRKLKFQRHIKKSEGQKIPKVELQISIYGVKILDPKSKEVQYNCQLHRISFCADDKTDKRIFTFICKDSESNKHLCYVFDSEKCAEEITLTIGQAFDLAYKKFLESGGKDVETRKQIGGLQKRIQDLEAENSELKKQLQVLEEQLMIAQVPPGNSMSSKTPTDIFDMVPFSPMTPLVPLPASNGSAPPPPARPTEIRRDVFGAEPFDPFTCGAADFPPDIQSKLDEMQEGFKMGLTVEGTVFSLDPLEGRC; this is translated from the exons ATAAATCATGGATGCATACTCCAGAAGCTCTGGCCAAGCATTTTATAGCATACAATGCCAAG TTTCTGGGGAATACAGAAGTTGATCAACCCAAAGGTACAGAAGTCGTAAAAGATGCTGTCAGAAAGCTCAAG TTTCAGAGGCATATCAAGAAGTCAGAGGGACAGAAGATCCCAAAAGTGGAATTACAGATCTCCATCTACGGAGTGAAAATATTAGATCCTAAATCAAAG gAAGTACAGTACAACTGTCAGTTGCACCGGATATCCTTCTGTGCAGATGATAAGACAGACAAAAGGATATTCACATTCATTTGTAAAGATTCAGAGTCCAACAAACATCTCTGCTATGTGTTTGACAGTGAAAAATGT GCAGAAGAGATAACATTGACCATCGGCCAAGCATTTGACTTGGCTTACAAGAAGTTTCTGGAGTCTGGGGGAAAAGACGTAGAGACAAGGAAACAGATAGGTGGCCTGCAGAAAAGA ATTCAAGATCTTGAAGCTGAAAATTCGGAATTGAAGAAGCAGTTGCAAGTCTTGGAGGAACAGCTGATGATTGCTCAAGTTCCTCCT GGAAACAGCATGTCCTCGAAGACCCCCACTGACATATTTGACATGGTTCCATTTTCTCCAATGACCCCACTGGTTCCATTACCAGCAAGTAACGGCTCGGCCCCTCCACCCCCAGCGAGGCCTACAGAGATTA GGAGAGACGTGTTTGGTGCAGAGCCATTTGACCCATTCACCTGCGGTGCAGCTGACTTTCCTCCCGACATCCAGTCAAAGCTGGATGAGATGCAG GAGGGGTTCAAAATGGGACTAACAGTAGAGGGCACTGTCTTTTCCCTTGATCCACTAGAAGGTCGTTGCTGA
- the gulp1a gene encoding PTB domain-containing engulfment adapter protein 1 isoform X2: MNRAFNRKKDKSWMHTPEALAKHFIAYNAKFLGNTEVDQPKGTEVVKDAVRKLKFQRHIKKSEGQKIPKVELQISIYGVKILDPKSKEVQYNCQLHRISFCADDKTDKRIFTFICKDSESNKHLCYVFDSEKCAEEITLTIGQAFDLAYKKFLESGGKDVETRKQIGGLQKRIQDLEAENSELKKQLQVLEEQLMIAQVPPLLHINSSNEAYMLQRPSSLFWCHNVTSFSCLEISSVTLTPMSSPDSNLSAGLLTPPPAKPALSKPPSGASVPRPPGNSMSSKTPTDIFDMVPFSPMTPLVPLPASNGSAPPPPARPTEIRRDVFGAEPFDPFTCGAADFPPDIQSKLDEMQVTACL; encoded by the exons ATAAATCATGGATGCATACTCCAGAAGCTCTGGCCAAGCATTTTATAGCATACAATGCCAAG TTTCTGGGGAATACAGAAGTTGATCAACCCAAAGGTACAGAAGTCGTAAAAGATGCTGTCAGAAAGCTCAAG TTTCAGAGGCATATCAAGAAGTCAGAGGGACAGAAGATCCCAAAAGTGGAATTACAGATCTCCATCTACGGAGTGAAAATATTAGATCCTAAATCAAAG gAAGTACAGTACAACTGTCAGTTGCACCGGATATCCTTCTGTGCAGATGATAAGACAGACAAAAGGATATTCACATTCATTTGTAAAGATTCAGAGTCCAACAAACATCTCTGCTATGTGTTTGACAGTGAAAAATGT GCAGAAGAGATAACATTGACCATCGGCCAAGCATTTGACTTGGCTTACAAGAAGTTTCTGGAGTCTGGGGGAAAAGACGTAGAGACAAGGAAACAGATAGGTGGCCTGCAGAAAAGA ATTCAAGATCTTGAAGCTGAAAATTCGGAATTGAAGAAGCAGTTGCAAGTCTTGGAGGAACAGCTGATGATTGCTCAAGTTCCTCCT CTCCTTCACATTAACTCTTCTAATGAGGCCTATATGCTTCAGAGACCCTCATCTCTCTTCTGGTGTCACAACGTGACCTCGTTCTCTTGTCTCGAAATCTCTTCTGTTACACTAACGCCAATGAGCTCACCTGACTCTAACCTTTCTGCTGGTCTTCTGACTCCTCCACCTGCTAAACCAGCTCTGTCAAAGCCTCCCAGTGGAGCCAGTGTTCCTCGCCCTCCT GGAAACAGCATGTCCTCGAAGACCCCCACTGACATATTTGACATGGTTCCATTTTCTCCAATGACCCCACTGGTTCCATTACCAGCAAGTAACGGCTCGGCCCCTCCACCCCCAGCGAGGCCTACAGAGATTA GGAGAGACGTGTTTGGTGCAGAGCCATTTGACCCATTCACCTGCGGTGCAGCTGACTTTCCTCCCGACATCCAGTCAAAGCTGGATGAGATGCAGGTGACTGCATGTCTGTGA
- the col5a2a gene encoding collagen, type V, alpha 2a, with amino-acid sequence MGMMIFQPYRTVLFLALSVAFLQFVKCQEQNGEDELSCAENGQVYTNRDIWKPEPCRICVCDSGTILCDEVQCDEVSNCAKVIIPEGECCPVCDTSDSSGNGRPADRIAKGQKGEPGDVPHVTGIRGRPGPMGPPGAPGYRGDGGPKGRPGLRGPPGYDGEPGIPGQPGEPGPPGHTPGGELSSHMAGGFADKTGAQHAMMPGVRGEAGTRGPPGPNGAPGVAGPQGPPGDVGDPGPMGGTGQRGPEGPAGKPGEDGEPGTSGSAGEMGFPGSAGARGFPGTPGPPGLKGHRGHQGIEGLKGERGALGSKGESGGPGALGAPGPMGPRGMPGERGRPGPSGTPGMRGAQGNVGKPGPMGPLGINGAPGYPGGPGMKGQPGPTGVRGPEGPQGQRGETGHQGRPGPTGLQGPMGTDGGPGSKGPVGAAGPQGPVGLLGPLGPPGPQGSTGQPGIKGQLGDVGVPGFKGEAGPKGEPGPPGAQGVIGPQGEEGKRGPRGDPGSVGPPGPVGERGAPGNRGFPGQDGLQGPKGAQGDRGITGTSGPKGSTGDPGRTGEPGLPGARGLTGTPGVQGAEGKPGPLGAPGEDGRPGPAGSTGTRGPPGTMGPIGPKGFSGDPGKAGEQGSAGVPGQRGPPGKDGEVGPAGPPGPHGPAGDRGEQGPPGMNGFQGLPGPAGAPGEGGKPGDQGIPGEGGPVGQIGPRGERGIPGERGELGSTGLPGAKGIPGAPGPDGPKGSPGPTGALGDPGPPGLQGMPGERGISGPPGPKGDRGAIGEKGSEGTPGSDGARGLTGPVGPAGPAGPSGEKGEPGPKGPPGPQGSRAMPGSRGEPGPIGAVGFVGPPGLDGQPGAKGPPGEPGQKGDAGSPGPQGLAGPPGPQGKIGVAGPKGGRGTQGAPGPTGFPGSAGRVGPPGPTGPLGEPGPLGLPGKEGPPGLRGDHGPPGRQGERGPPGPSGGPGDKGDSGEDGPPGPDGPPGPAGTTGQRGIVGLPGQRGERGMPGLPGPAGPPGKQGTSGAPGDKGPPGPVGVPGANGPRGDPGPDGPAGSDGPPGKEGVIGAQGDRGDPGPEGLIGSVGQPGSPGPVGATGGIGKRGEPGSKGPSGPPGPAGKRGLTGPQGPRGDKGDVGDHGERGQKGHRGFAGLQGLPGPPGTTGEQGAPGIVGPSGQRGPPGPSGPPGKEGYIGQPGPMGPPGSRGSGGDIGPEGPPGEPGPPGPPGSPGPPTAAMEDFFGGPQDYDAGPPPPEFSEDEALPKSNSTGMFQADPGVQATLKALSSQIDSMRSPDGSRKHPARTCADLKQCYPLKKSGEYWVDPNQGSAEDAIKVHCNMDTGETCISAIHTSIPRKSWWSSPGNKPVWFGANMNGGTYFTYGNKDQPANTVTVQMTFIRLLSKEASQTITYHCKNTVGYEDESTGNLKKAVILKASNDLELKAEGNNRFRYTVLEDSCSQADGKWGKTVFEYRTQKTARLPIVDIAPVDIGGSDQEFGIDIGPVCFL; translated from the exons AGGATGAATTGAGCTGTGCAGAAAACGGACAGGTGTACACAAACAGAGACATCTGGAAACCTGAACCATGCAGGATCTGTGTTTGTGACAGCGGGACCATCTTGTGCGATGAGGTGCAATGTGATGAAGTGTCTAACTGTGCAAAGGTAATAATCCCAGAAGGAGAGTGCTGTCCTGTTTGTGACACATCAGATAGCAGTGGCAATGGCAGACCAG CGGATAGAATTGCCAAG GGTCAGAAAGGGGAACCTGGAGATGTCCCAcat GTTACTGGAATAAGAGGTCGTCCTGGACCAATG ggGCCTCCAGGAGCACCAGGGTATAGAGGAGACGGCGGTCCGAAAGGTCGACCT GGTCTCAGAGGTCCCCCAGGATATGATGGAGAGCCCGGTATTCCAGGACAGCCAGGAGAGCCAGGGCCCCCAGGACATACCCCAGGA GGTGAGTTGTCTTCACATATGGCCGGGGGATTTGCTGACAAAACAGGAGCTCAGCATGCTATGATGCCTGGAGTTCGG GGGGAGGCTGGAACAAGGGGACCACCTGGGCCAAATGGGGCACCA GGGGTGGCAGGACCACAAGGACCTCCTGGTGATGTTGGAGATCCAGGGCCAATG GGTGGCACTGGCCAGAGAGGACCAGAGGGTCCTGCAGGGAAGCCCGGTGAAGAT GGAGAACCAGGGACTTCAGGAAGTGCAGGAGAAATGGGATTTCCTGGATCTGCG GGAGCAAGAGGATTTCCAGGGACGCCGGGGCCTCCAGGCTTAAAGGGCCATAGA GGGCATCAAGGTATAGAGGGTCTTAAAGGAGAACGTGGAGCTTTGGGATCAAAG ggTGAATCTGGTGGACCTGGTGCATTGGGTGCCCCTGGTCCTATG GGTCCCAGGGGAATGCCAGGAGAAAGAGGACGCCCAGGCCCTAGTGGCACACCG gggaTGCGTGGTGCTCAAGGAAACGTTGGAAAACCAGGTCCAATG GGTCCTTTGGGAATTAATGGTGCCCCAGGTTATCCTGGAGGTCCAGGCATGAAG GGTCAACCAGGACCTACAGGTGTGAGGGGACCAGAGGGACCACAGGGACAGAGAGGAGAGACAGGACATCAAGGCAGACCTGGGCCAACTGGACTACAA GGGCCTATGGGCACTGATGGTGGTCCAGGTTCCAAAGGGCCAGTG GGAGCTGCTGGTCCTCAGGGTCCTGTTGGTCTGCTTGGCCCACTTGGCCCACCGGGACCTCAGGGAAGCACTGGGCAGCCTGGGATCAAAGGTCAATTG gGAGATGTAGGTGTTCCTGGATTTAAAGGAGAGGCTGGACCTAAAGGAGAGCCT GGTCCACCAGGAGCACAGGGAGTAATTGGACCTCAGGGAGAGGAGGGAAAACGTGGACCCAGAGGAGATCCTGGTTCTGTTGGCCCTCCCGGACCTGTTGGTGAGAGA GGGGCACCTGGAAACAGAGGCTTCCCTGGTCAAGATGGCTTACAGGGTCCAAAG GGTGCACAAGGTGACCGTGGAATTACAGGAACCTCTGGCCCTAAAGGCTCTACTGGAGATCCAGGGAGAACAGGTGAACCAGGTCTACCAGGCGCAAGA GGTTTGACAGGGACACCTGGAGTTCAGGGTGCTGAAGGAAAGCCAGGACCACTG GGTGCTCCAGGTGAAGACGGACGACCAGGGCCTGCAGGGTCAACTGGAACAAGAGGCCCTCCTGGAACTATGGGACCAATAGGCCCAAAGGGTTTTAGC GGGGATCCAGGAAAGGCAGGTGAGCAGGGATCTGCAGGAGTTCCAGGGCAGAGG gGCCCACCTGGGAAAGATGGAGAAGTAGGCCCAGCTGGTCCACCAGGCCCACAT GGTCCAGCAGGTGATAGAGGTGAACAGGGACCTCCCGGAATGAATGGTTTCCAG GGTTTGCCAGGACCAGCAGGTGCTCCTGGAGAGGGAGGAAAACCTGGTGATCAG GGTATCCCTGGTGAGGGCGGCCCTGTAGGCCAAATTGGGCCAAGG GGTGAACGTGGAATTCCAGGGGAGAGAGGAGAGCTAGGATCTACTGGTCTGCCTGGAGCCAAAGGTATCCCAGGAGCACCTGGTCCTGATGGCCCAAAG GGTAGCCCTGGGCCTACTGGTGCATTAGGTGATCCAGGCCCTCCTGGACTGCAGGGAATGCCAGGTGAAAGAGGGATCTCTGGCCCACCAGGTCCAAAAGGAGACAGA GGAGCTATTGGTGAGAAAGGATCTGAGGGCACTCCAGGAAGTGACGGTGCAAGG GGCTTGACAGGCCCAGTTGGCCCTGCAGGACCTGCTGGCCCAAGTGGTGAAAAG GGAGAACCAGGCCCTAAGGGACCTCCTGGACCACAAGGATCAAGAGCAATGCca GGATCCCGTGGTGAACCTGGGCCAATAGGTGCTGTAGGCTTTGTTGGACCACCT GGTCTTGATGGTCAGCCTGGTGCAAAAGGACCACCAGGGGAGCCTGGACAAAAGGGTGATGCTGGATCTCCTGGCCCTCAAGGGTTGGCTGGTCCTCCAGGTCCACAG GGCAAAATTGGTGTGGCTGGACCAAAGGGTGGTAGAGGAACACAGGGGGCACCT GGCCCAACAGGTTTCCCTGGATCTGCTGGAAGAGTTGGCCCACCTGGTCCAACG GGTCCTCTTGGTGAGCCAGGTCCACTTGGTCTTCCTGGAAAAGAGGGTCCACCTGGTCTTCGTGGAGACCATGGACCCCCAGGACGCCAGGGAGAGAGAGGCCCCCCTGGGCCTTCTGGAGGCCCTGGAGACAAAGGAGATTCTGGAGAAGATGGACCACCG GGGCCTGATGGTCCACCAGGTCCTGCTGGAACAACGGGGCAAAGAGGAATTGTAGGCCTTCCTGGTCAAAGAGGAGAACGTGGAATGCCGGGACTCCCTGGACCAGCT GGTCCTCCAGGAAAACAGGGCACATCAGGAGCCCCAGGAGACAAAGGACCTCCTGGCCCAGTTGGGGTGCCTGGTGCTAATGGACCTCGGGGGGATCCTGGACCTgat GGACCTGCTGGATCTGATGGCCCACCAGGAAAGGAAGGTGTCATAGGAGCCCAG GGTGATCGAGGAGATCCAGGCCCTGAGGGTTTGATTGGATCTGTAGGACAACCTGGTTCCCCCGGTCCTGTCGGTGCAACTGGAGGCATTGGGAAGAGAGGAGAGCCT GGTTCAAAAGGACCCTCTGGCCCTCCAGGTCCTGCTGGAAAACGAGGACTCACC GGACCTCAAGGACCAAGAGGAGATAAGGGAGATGTGGGTGACCATGGAGAAAGAGGACAGAAGGGTCACAGAGGATTTGCAGGCTTACAAGGTCTTCCTGGACCACCT gGTACAACTGGAGAACAGGGAGCCCCCGGAATTGTTGGTCCAAGTGGACAAAGG GGACCTCCTGGGCCCTCTGGGCCACCTGGAAAGGAAGGGTACATTGGACAGCCTGGACCTATGGGACCTCCTGGTTCAAGAGGGTCTGGTGGTGATATTGGACCAGAG GGACCTCCTGGAGAACCTGGCCCACCTGGCCCTCCCGGATCTCCTGGACCTCCCACTGCGGCAATGGAAGACTTTTTTGGTGGGCCTCAAGACTATGATGCTGGTCCTCCTCCCCCAGAGTTTAGTGAGGATGAGGCTCTTCCCAAGAGTAACTCTACAGGAATGTTCCAGGCTGATCCTGGAGTTCAGGCTACTTTGAAGGCCCTGAGCAGCCAGATAGATAGCATGCGTAGCCCTGATGGTAGTAGAAAGCATCCTGCCAGAACTTGTGCGGACTTGAAACAATGCTACCCTCTAAAAAAGAGTG GTGAATACTGGGTGGATCCAAACCAGGGAAGTGCAGAGGATGCCATTAAAGTTCATTGCAATATGGACACTGGAGAGACATGCATCTCCGCAATCCACACCAGCATCCCCCGGAAGTCATGGTGGAGTTCCCCAGGAAATAAACCTGTGTGGTTTGGAGCCAACATGAATGGAGGAACATAT TTCACTTACGGGAACAAAGACCAGCCAGCCAACACTGTCACAGTTCAGATGACTTTCATCCGTCTGCTCTCTAAAGAGGCATCACAAACTATCACTTACCACTGCAAGAACACTGTGGGCTACGAGGATGAATCAACTGGAAACCTCAAGAAAGCAGTCATCCTCAAAGCTTCAAATGATCTAGAGCTCAAAGCTGAGGGAAATAACCGCTTTAGATACACTGTCCTTGAGGACAGCTGCTCA CAAGCAGATGGTAAGTGGGGCAAGACGGTGTTTGAATATAGGACCCAGAAAACAGCAAGACTACCTATTGTGGATATTGCACCTGTGGACATTGGAGGTTCAGACCAGGAGTTTGGTATTGATATTGGGCCTGTGTGCTTCTTGTAA